The Gimesia chilikensis genome contains the following window.
GGCAACGCGTTCCGTCCCGGAGTTGAGAAAGGGCCTGCTCTCACTGCGGAACTCGATCTCGGCTTTAGAAATCTCACTGCACAAAACGGTTCACTATGTCCAGCCTGAAACGAAAACAAAAACCAGGCAGCTCTGCTATGCCTTTCTGGGGTTACGGCAATACCTGGAAGATGCGGATGTGCAGCCGGATGGATCGCTGACAAATCATAATATCTATGTGTTTAACGGCGAGGAAACGCGTCGACTCACCAAAACGGATCAGACAGCCGACCGGGTTTCAGTCAGGAGCAGGCATTTGCCACAGGAAGTGCTGATGTACCTGCAAACGGTTCCGGTCTTTGCCGGCCCGGATGCCGTAGAACATGGACCGCATGAGGATGTCGCGGCTCTCCTTTTTGACTATGAAGCCCGCTGCCAGGTGTTACCCACGCTCGAAACCGTGGATGGTGCCCCCTGTCATGTGGTTGTCTGCCCGCTGGGTTTTCTGTTCTGGATCGAAGTCAAAGATCATGGCTGTAATCTGCGCAGGATGGTCGAGTTCAGAATGGAAGGAAATCAGAACGCGCTCGTCCTGAACCGCCTTCTGGCACATCAGGATTTTCGTCCGGTCGGCGCGGGGCAGGAATGGCCTTTTAAATCCAGGGAGACCTATTTTGAAGACGTCCTGCCCGATGGCACCCGTTCCCAGGACGACTCGCTCTTTAGCGACCGCTATCTGACCAGGGAATATATTGTGACGGATCTCAAACGTAACAGCAGCATTACCGAGAGCCGGTTTCAACTCTCTTATCCCCCGGAAACCCTGGTTATGGATATGATTCGCCAGCGATATTATCGAACCCCCGCCGATCCGCAAGACCTGCCAGACGCCATCGCCGATGGTTCCCCCATTCTGGCCGACGGAACCATCCCGGACTGGTACCGCGTTCGTTTTGGTGAGCCGCCCGGATATCTGGAACAATACTTTCATTCCAAATGGATCTTCTGCCTCTGCGTAGTCGTAATCCTGCTCCTGGCCTGGGTTGTTTGCTCTTATCTTTCTCCCACGCAGGGCAAGGATGCGTAAACAGCGGGCGAACGCCGATCCCACAAATCCCAATTCCCTGTTCATTTCCCGGTTGTCACGCTCTGGTGAACCGATACCATGATAGCACAGTCATCAGATATTGCAGGACCTCCCGAGATGAAACAGACAGATCAATCAGTAACCACCGAATCGCTGCCGGACCGGGAGACGATGTACGCTGCCCTGGTCCAGCGGGACAGCAGCTTTGAAGGCGTCTTCGTTGCCGCCATTCGCACCACCGGGATTTTCTGCCGGCCCTCCTGTTCGGCCCGCAAACCCAGGCCGGAGAATGTCGAATACTTCGCCGATGCGAAAACCGCCCTCGCGCACGGCTACCGGGAATGCAAGGTTTGTCGCCCGCTGGTCTCCCTCGGCTCCACCCCCGACTGGCTGCAGCCGTTGATTGAAGAAGTCGATCAGGACGCCACCCTCCGCCTCACCGCTGAAGACCTGCGGGAACGGGGCCTCGACCCGGTCCGCGTCCGCCGCTGGTTTCAGAAGCTGCACGGCATGAGCTTCGCCTCCTACCTGCGGATGCGGCGGATCAACCAGGCCTTCAGCCAGCTGCAGCACAAATCAACGGTGACCGACGCCGCGCTCGACAGCGGCTATGAATCGCTGAGCGGGTTCGGCGAGAGCTTCAAGAAAGCGATGGGCAACGCGCCCGTCAAAAGTAATGACCAGCAGGTGATCAACGTCAGTCGCCTGCTGACACCCTTGGGGCCGATGCTGGCCGGCGCCACGGAGCAGGGGATCTGCCTGCTCGAATTCACCGATCGCCGGATGCTCGAAACGCAGCTCAACCGCCTGCAGAAACGACTCAACGCCCGCGCACTTCCCGGCGACAGCCCCTGGTTCCCGCAGCTCGACGGCCAGCTGCAGGCTTACTTCGCCGGAAAACGGACCGACTTCGATCTCCCCCTGGTCCTGGCGGGCACCGAGTTTCAGGAACGAGTCTGGAA
Protein-coding sequences here:
- a CDS encoding bifunctional transcriptional activator/DNA repair enzyme AdaA — protein: MKQTDQSVTTESLPDRETMYAALVQRDSSFEGVFVAAIRTTGIFCRPSCSARKPRPENVEYFADAKTALAHGYRECKVCRPLVSLGSTPDWLQPLIEEVDQDATLRLTAEDLRERGLDPVRVRRWFQKLHGMSFASYLRMRRINQAFSQLQHKSTVTDAALDSGYESLSGFGESFKKAMGNAPVKSNDQQVINVSRLLTPLGPMLAGATEQGICLLEFTDRRMLETQLNRLQKRLNARALPGDSPWFPQLDGQLQAYFAGKRTDFDLPLVLAGTEFQERVWNALRTIPCGTTRSYSEQAEIIGQPTAARAVARANGDNRIAILIPCHRVIGADGTLTGYGGGLWRKKRLLEIEQGTDAPTR